A region of bacterium DNA encodes the following proteins:
- a CDS encoding glycosyltransferase — MDSPISSPLVSVVLLAYNQPEFLNQAIEGVCAQTFTDYELLVIDDCSGEEITSQYRLPENARLIILPEHFGWDTRGRNVGVKEAKGKFIAFHDNDDIWLPDKLETQVRLLNENPDAALAYCHYIFTDSTLKPLPKQYKSEPPARDMVRQIIQGCFLHCASTILVKRDALTATGPFDESLPGGTDWDMWIRLSINHRFLCDPTPRILYRTHPNQISKNLRQEFWRIAVLTNTLDLIKRVSPKHTNCVRSRLSWACRKMAKIRMSNAEPLPDISALLIKAMNVWPWSWKTYALFAWLPFYRLSIISSRKQNNRSK, encoded by the coding sequence ATGGATAGTCCTATCAGCAGTCCGCTAGTATCGGTAGTTTTGCTTGCCTACAATCAGCCCGAGTTCCTTAACCAAGCGATTGAGGGCGTTTGCGCCCAAACCTTCACTGATTACGAACTTCTTGTCATCGACGATTGTTCAGGGGAGGAAATCACAAGCCAATATCGGCTTCCCGAAAACGCTCGCTTGATAATCTTACCCGAACATTTTGGATGGGATACCAGAGGAAGAAACGTGGGGGTTAAAGAAGCAAAGGGGAAATTTATTGCTTTCCATGACAATGATGACATTTGGCTTCCGGACAAGCTAGAAACCCAAGTGCGCCTTTTGAACGAAAATCCCGACGCAGCGCTGGCTTATTGCCATTATATTTTCACTGATAGCACCCTCAAGCCACTCCCAAAACAGTACAAAAGTGAACCGCCTGCGAGGGATATGGTTCGCCAAATTATCCAAGGCTGCTTCCTTCATTGCGCATCCACCATATTAGTCAAACGCGATGCCTTGACTGCGACAGGACCATTCGACGAATCCCTACCTGGTGGAACTGATTGGGATATGTGGATTAGGCTCTCGATTAATCATCGCTTTCTATGTGATCCAACACCTCGCATTCTATACCGTACGCATCCTAATCAAATCTCCAAAAATCTACGACAGGAATTTTGGCGTATTGCTGTTCTTACGAATACTTTGGATCTGATAAAACGAGTAAGCCCCAAACATACCAACTGTGTTCGCAGCCGCCTTTCTTGGGCTTGCCGAAAGATGGCTAAAATAAGAATGTCAAATGCTGAACCTCTTCCCGATATCAGCGCTCTTCTGATCAAAGCAATGAATGTATGGCCATGGAGTTGGAAAACCTATGCGCTTTTTGCCTGGCTTCCGTTTTATAGACTATCGATAATCAGTTCCAGAAAACAGAATAATAGGTCGAAATGA